The Euphorbia lathyris chromosome 3, ddEupLath1.1, whole genome shotgun sequence genome contains a region encoding:
- the LOC136223569 gene encoding transcription factor TGA6-like isoform X1, with translation MPSFELPTSSAVGIGGSTIHSYRVSDFGSTDHSVAFQLDGAIDLSTNTVFGSAKASNQAPSSNPRHIGLFDKSTTSFTINPSAARAESRRLPSEKGQQLNLVSVSSGNTENWEENNMADGSPRTDISTDADTDEKNQRFDRGQSTGLAASDSSDRSKDKMDQKTLRRLAQNREAARKSRLRKKAYVQQLESSRLKLTQLEQELQRARQQGIFISSSGDQAHSLSGNGAMAFDVEYARWLEEQNRQINELRSAVNSHAGDTELRIILDGIMAHYDEIFRLKSNAAKADVFHLLSGMWKTPAERCFLWLGGFRSSELLKLLVNQLEPLTEQQLVGIGNLQQSSQQAEDALSQGMEALQQSLAETLSSGPLGSSGSSGNVANYMGQMAMAMGKLGTLEGFIRQADNLRQQTLQQMHRILTTRQSARALLAIHDYFSRLRALSSLWLARPRE, from the exons TGGCATAGGTGGAAGCACAATCCATTCATATCGAGTTTCTGATTTTGGGTCAACCGATCATTCTGTGGCATTTCAGTTAGATGGTGCTATTGACTTGAGTACAA ATACAGTTTTCGGTTCAGCTAAAGCAAGTAACCAAGCGCCCTCATCTAATCCCCGTCATATTGGCTTGTTTGATAAG TCGACTACTTCCTTTACTATCAATCCATCTGCTGCACGGGCTGAGTCTCGGAGATTGCCTTCCGAAAAGGGTCAACAGTTGAACCTGGTTTCTGTATCTAGTGGTAATACAGAGAATTGGGAAGAAAACAATATGGCTGATGGTAGTCCTAGGACTGATATCTCTACTGATGCGGATACCGATGAGAAAAATCAAAGG TTTGATAGAGGTCAATCAACTGGTCTTGCGGCTTCTGATTCCAGCGACAGGTCAAAGGATAAAATGGATCAGAAG ACTCTTCGTAGGCTCGCCCAAAATAGAGAAGCTGCAAGAAAAAGTCGGTTAAGGAAGAAA GCCTATGTCCAGCAACTGGAGAGTAGCCGATTGAAACTGACACAACTAGAACAGGAGCTGCAGCGGGCTCGACAGCAG GGAATATTCATATCGAGCTCAGGAGATCAAGCCCATTCATTGAGTGGAAATG GGGCCATGGCGTTTGATGTGGAATATGCTCGGTGGCTGGAGGAGCAAAATCGACAAATCAATGAGCTGAGATCAGCTGTCAATTCGCATGCGGGTGATACTGAACTTCGCATTATCCTAGATGGTATAATGGCTCACTACGACGAAATTTTCAGGTTGAAGAGCAATGCAGCCAAGGCTGACGTTTTCCATTTACTATCTGGCATGTGGAAGACACCTGCCGAGAGGTGTTTCTTGTGGCTCGGTGGCTTCCGTTCATCAGAGCTCCTAAAG CTTCTCGTGAACCAATTGGAGCCTTTGACTGAGCAGCAGTTGGTGGGAATAGGTAACTTACAGCAGTCTTCCCAACAGGCTGAAGATGCGTTATCGCAAGGAATGGAAGCATTGCAACAGTCCCTGGCTGAAACATTGTCTAGTGGACCTCTCGGTTCATCTGGCTCGTCTGGAAATGTGGCAAATTACATGGGTCAGATGGCAATGGCCATGGGAAAGCTAGGGACTCTCGAGGGGTTCATTCGTCAG GCTGACAATTTGCGGCAACAGACCCTACAACAAATGCACAGAATATTGACAACCCGCCAGTCAGCTCGTGCACTCCTTGCGATACATGATTACTTTTCAAGATTACGTGCTCTTAGTTCGCTTTGGCTTGCACGACCTAGAGAGTGA
- the LOC136223569 gene encoding transcription factor TGA6-like isoform X2: MPSFELPTSSAVGIGGSTIHSYRVSDFGSTDHSVAFQLDGAIDLSTNTVFGSAKASNQAPSSNPRHIGLFDKSTTSFTINPSAARAESRRLPSEKGQQLNLVSVSSGNTENWEENNMADGSPRTDISTDADTDEKNQRFDRGQSTGLAASDSSDRSKDKMDQKTLRRLAQNREAARKSRLRKKAYVQQLESSRLKLTQLEQELQRARQQGIFISSSGDQAHSLSGNGAMAFDVEYARWLEEQNRQINELRSAVNSHAGDTELRIILDGIMAHYDEIFRLKSNAAKADVFHLLSGMWKTPAERCFLWLGGFRSSELLKLLVNQLEPLTEQQLVGIGNLQQSSQQAEDALSQGMEALQQSLAETLSSGPLGSSGSSGNVANYMGQMAMAMGKLGTLEGFIRQHLSQRTFSFHIRLTICGNRPYNKCTEY; this comes from the exons TGGCATAGGTGGAAGCACAATCCATTCATATCGAGTTTCTGATTTTGGGTCAACCGATCATTCTGTGGCATTTCAGTTAGATGGTGCTATTGACTTGAGTACAA ATACAGTTTTCGGTTCAGCTAAAGCAAGTAACCAAGCGCCCTCATCTAATCCCCGTCATATTGGCTTGTTTGATAAG TCGACTACTTCCTTTACTATCAATCCATCTGCTGCACGGGCTGAGTCTCGGAGATTGCCTTCCGAAAAGGGTCAACAGTTGAACCTGGTTTCTGTATCTAGTGGTAATACAGAGAATTGGGAAGAAAACAATATGGCTGATGGTAGTCCTAGGACTGATATCTCTACTGATGCGGATACCGATGAGAAAAATCAAAGG TTTGATAGAGGTCAATCAACTGGTCTTGCGGCTTCTGATTCCAGCGACAGGTCAAAGGATAAAATGGATCAGAAG ACTCTTCGTAGGCTCGCCCAAAATAGAGAAGCTGCAAGAAAAAGTCGGTTAAGGAAGAAA GCCTATGTCCAGCAACTGGAGAGTAGCCGATTGAAACTGACACAACTAGAACAGGAGCTGCAGCGGGCTCGACAGCAG GGAATATTCATATCGAGCTCAGGAGATCAAGCCCATTCATTGAGTGGAAATG GGGCCATGGCGTTTGATGTGGAATATGCTCGGTGGCTGGAGGAGCAAAATCGACAAATCAATGAGCTGAGATCAGCTGTCAATTCGCATGCGGGTGATACTGAACTTCGCATTATCCTAGATGGTATAATGGCTCACTACGACGAAATTTTCAGGTTGAAGAGCAATGCAGCCAAGGCTGACGTTTTCCATTTACTATCTGGCATGTGGAAGACACCTGCCGAGAGGTGTTTCTTGTGGCTCGGTGGCTTCCGTTCATCAGAGCTCCTAAAG CTTCTCGTGAACCAATTGGAGCCTTTGACTGAGCAGCAGTTGGTGGGAATAGGTAACTTACAGCAGTCTTCCCAACAGGCTGAAGATGCGTTATCGCAAGGAATGGAAGCATTGCAACAGTCCCTGGCTGAAACATTGTCTAGTGGACCTCTCGGTTCATCTGGCTCGTCTGGAAATGTGGCAAATTACATGGGTCAGATGGCAATGGCCATGGGAAAGCTAGGGACTCTCGAGGGGTTCATTCGTCAG CATTTGTCTCAGAGGACTTTCTCTTTTCATATCAGGCTGACAATTTGCGGCAACAGACCCTACAACAAATGCACAGAATATTGA